One Microplitis mediator isolate UGA2020A chromosome 3, iyMicMedi2.1, whole genome shotgun sequence DNA segment encodes these proteins:
- the LOC130664562 gene encoding DNA excision repair protein ERCC-6-like, whose translation MDEDDETANDDKVNDFKEIIKIRSEESIHQELSHHIEVNSKSLASSVTSSDKAEEKETNLENDELDRRVKVGEITPFEAELKKKTDSSGSLNASTGLLDLEKYLKRQAEFAAKKKNLQKPKLSKLHQAKENLTAGKKRKTKNRKSSESSNSSSVNPVEEEAPPVTVEPPKPSGSWKNTQDNQDDSGSEYVPSDEGSEDEVSKVPKAKKKRLSIDSSKKRSRILDDGDESLYKKRVDERIKSTRSDDSLRTVDNLFKVPRSLWKKLYEYQKVSVRWLWELHGRNLGGLLGDEMGLGKTVQVIAFFAGLDCSELLSDGGRFRGLGPTLIVCPATLLEQWVHHFHDWWPSLRVVTLHHSGTHQGDPEELLESLKTGGVLLTSYSGVLNHADLLVPYKWHYVVLDEGHKIRNPQAKVTKVVKKFCTPHRLLLTGSPMQNSLKELWSLFDFILPGKLGTIDAFIEHCATPITRGGYANASLLQEATALQVATMLKEAISPYMLRRTKNDVRHHINLPEKNEQVLFCSLTKEQTDLYKEFLKSDCVSSVLHEKSATGDNRYRAKLLVALTTLRKLCNHPDLYIYTKDDQGSDEEMDASENIDLEKFGFWKRSGKMTVVRSLLKIWKRQGHRVVIFTQSRQMLHILEALIQQENYTYLRLDGSTAMSERQRTIRKFNEDNSYLVFISTTRVGGLGINLTGANRVIIYDPDWNPATDAQARERSWRIGQDKQVTIYRLITAGTIEEKIYHRQIFKLLLSNRVLDDPRQRRLFQTSDLTELFNLNEPIDGTATESDRLFGDNNSKDNKKKYKSKELTRKKESKVSALFDGEQVSCLIGRRLGHSDSEGSSSKATVVDDDNYVLNKLFSKTNVSSTLEHEKVLSSAKIDSNTATPMQRLARETAQESMDFVRQSRKWCWRPSWDPV comes from the exons atggaTGAAGACGATGAGACAGCGAACGATGACAAAGTCAATGATTTCAAAgag atcatAAAAATCCGCAGTGAAGAAAGTATCCATCAAGAATTATCGCATCACATAGAAGTAAATTCAAAATCTTTAGCATCATCTGTTACGTCATCAGATAAAgcagaagaaaaagaaacaaatttaGAAAATGATGAATTAGATCGGCGTGTAAAAGTGGGAGAGATCACACCTTTTGAAGCTgagttaaaaaagaaaactgaTTCCTCTGGTTCATTAAATGCCAGCACTGGACTACTGGACTTGGAAAAATATCTTAAGAGACAAGCAGAGTTTGCTGCTAAGAAGAAGAATCTCCAGAAGCCAAAGCTTTCCAAGTTGCATCAGGccaaagaaaatttaactgccgGCAAAAAGCGTAAGACAAAAAACAGAAAAAGTTCAGAATCTTCAAACTCGTCTTCTGTTAATCCGGTTGAAGAAGAAGCGCCTCCAGTTACTGTCGAACCTCCGAAACCATCTGGGTCTTGGAAAAACACCCAAGACAATCAGGATGACAGCGGCAGCGAATACGTCCCCAGTGATGAGGGTTCAGAGGACGAAGTCAGCAAAGTTCCtaaagcgaaaaaaaaacggcTGTCAATCGACTCGTCAAAGAAGAGAAGCAGAATTCTTGATGACGGGGACGAATCTCTGTACAAAAAAAGAGTCGACGAAAGAATAAAATCCACTAGGTCTGATGACAGTCTTCGGACAGtcgataatttattcaaagttccGCGGTCACTGTGGAAAAAATTGTACGAGTATCAAAAGGTGTCAGTTCGCTGGCTCTGGGAGTTACACGGCCGTAACTTGGGAGGTTTACTCGGTGATGAAATGGGTCTAGGTAAAACGGTCCAGGTGATAGCATTTTTTGCTGGGCTTGATTGCAGCGAACTGCTGTCCGATGGCGGCAGATTTCGGGGACTCGGTCCCACTCTGATCGTGTGCCCAGCGACGTTACTAGAGCAGTGGGTCCACCACTTCCACGACTGGTGGCCTTCCCTGCGAGTCGTTACCCTGCATCACTCGGGAACCCATCAAGGCGACCCTGAAGAATTACTCGAAAGTCTGAAGACCGGCGGAGTTTTGCTGACTTCGTACTCCGGTGTCCTAAATCACGCGGACTTACTCGTACCCTACAAGTGGCACTACGTCGTCTTGGACGAAGGTCACAAGATCCGCAACCCCCAGGCTAAAGTTACTAaagtcgtaaaaaaattttgtactcCCCACCGGCTTTTGCTGACCGGCAGCCCAATGCAGAACTCACTCAAAGAATTGTGGTCTCTGTTCGACTTCATTTTGCCAGGAAAACTTGGGACCATCGATGCATTTATCGAGCACTGCGCTACGCCAATCACCAGAGGCGGATACGCCAACGCTTCTTTACTACAAGAAGCGACGGCTCTACAAGTCGCCACGATGCTGAAGGAAGCAATCAGTCCCTACATGTTAAGGCGAACTAAAAATGATGTCAGACATCACATTAATTTgccggaaaaaaatgaacaagttTTATTTTGCAGTCTTACTAAAGAGCAGACTGATTTGTACAAAGAGTTTTTGAAGTCTGACTGCGTTAGCTCAGTATTACATGAAAAATCAGCCACTGGTGACAACAGATATCGTGCAAAACTTTTAGTCGCACTGACAACATTGAGAAAATTATGCAATCATCCtgatttgtatatttatactaAAGACGACCAGGGTTCGGATGAAGAAATGGATGCCAGTGAGAATATTGATCTAGAGAAGTTCGGATTCTGGAAGCGCTCGGGAAAGATGACGGTGGTGAGATCGCTTCTGAAAATTTGGAAACGTCAGGGGCATCGGGTGGTCATTTTTACCCAGAGCAGGCAAATGCTCCATATACTGGAGGCTTTGATCCAGCAGGAAAACTACACGTACCTGAGACTTGATGGCTCGACGGCCATGTCCGAGCGCCAGAGAACGATTCGTAAATTTAATGAGGATAATTCTTATCTTGTTTTCATTTCAACAACAAGAGTTGGAGGCTTAGGAATCAACTTAACTGGAGCCAATCGTGTCATCATTTATGACCCTGACTGGAACCCGGCCACTGATGCCCAGGCACGTGAACGCTCGTGGCGAATTGGGCAGGACAAACAAGTGACCATTTACCGATTGATCACTGCGGGTAccattgaagaaaaaatttatcatcggCAGATTTTTAAACTGTTGCTGTCAAACAGAGTACTGGATGATCCGCGTCAGCGAAGGCTGTTTCAAACGTCTGATTTGACTGAACTGTTCAATTTGAATGAACCGATCGATGGCACTGCTACTGAGTCTGATCGGCTTTTTGGAGATAACAATTCTaaggataataaaaaaaaatacaaatccAAGGAACTGACTCGGAAAAAAGAAAGTAAAGTGTCGGCATTGTTCGATGGGGAACAGGTGTCTTGCTTGATTGGTCGCAGGCTCGGCCATTCTGATTCTGAAGGATCGTCATCGAAGGCGACAGTCGTTGATGATGATAACTATGtacttaataaattgttttctaAAACGA ATGTAAGTTCAACGTTGGAGCACGAAAAAGTTTTGTCAAGTGCTAAAATAGATTCAAATACAGCAACGCCGATGCAGCGATTAGCTCGCGAAACAGCTCAAGAGAGTATGGACTTTGTGCGTCAATCTCGGAAATGGTGTTGGAGACCATCCTGGGAtccagtataa
- the LOC130664563 gene encoding NEDD4-binding protein 1-like isoform X1 translates to MKRRKLSVRTSGRRKSYKMNSLDDSVILCDVSSKINKKASINLKDSSRRQSISSMRTRSNLNNRKPLHPVHKSPLSRNTCLKKSPLSIIKKKRLEEIEILPIKKRQKASLSETIVISDDDDDDNDKNKVIGRRFKKNPEVIVVDNCSSSKINNKRLKSCDDNKSNAEIKRKKRMEEKILERKNMRRMENLKRTQNRARKKAVIGDSKKNNDEDEIAVIWSSENGDNTRVDKKNEETISPDNTEKKTEALFFVDTIGDDRNLKKISLLPPLKVLYTTNSFSKFETVPTTATTTITSEKVNNNNNNNDNNEATDDTCNKTRKLREIIVDGLNVAFGYSLGKRLFQKNGLQLILDYFQDRGHTIKIFLPQNQRNRNREFLEQWYREGLVVFTPSRNVGGKKIVPYDDRFIVEYATKCKGIIISSDQYRDLWKEKPEWRETIENRLLAPTFVGEYVMFPDDPLGRGGPSLYEFLRH, encoded by the exons atgaaaCGACGGAAATTGTCTGTGCGAACGAGCGGCCGTAGAAAAAGTTACAAGATGAATTCACTAGATGATTCAGTTATTTTGTGTGATGTCagttctaaaataaataaaaaagcgTCGATTAATTTGAAAGATTCATCTAGGAGACAGAGTATATCTAGCATGAGAACACGatcgaatttaaataacagaAAACCGCTACATCCTGTACATAAAAGTCCGTTGAGTCGCAACACGTG cTTGAAAAAGTCACCGctgtcaataataaaaaaaaagcgtttagaagaaattgaaatattaccaattaaaaaaagacaGAAAGCTAGTCTCAGTGAGACGATAGTCATcagtgatgatgatgatgatgataatgataaaaataaagtcatCGGTAggaggtttaaaaaaaatcctgaagtTATTGTCGTAGACAATTGCAGCTCTTCTAAGATAAacaataaaagattaaaatctTGTGATGACAATAAAAGTAATGCGGAgataaagagaaagaaaagAATGGAGGAGAAAATtttggaaagaaaaaatatgaggAGAATGGAAAATCTCAAGCGGACGCAAAATCGTGCTCGTAAAAAAGCTg ttataGGTGACAGTAAAAAGAATAATGATGAAGATGAAATCGCTGTGATCTGGTCCTCAGAAAACGGAGACAATACTCGAGTAGATAAAAAGAATGAAGAAACAATTAGTCCAGataatactgaaaaaaaaactgaagcCTTATTTTTCGTTGATACGATAGGAGAtgacagaaatttaaaaaaaatttctttgctGCCACCTTTGAAAGTTTTGTATACAACAAACTCGTTTTCGAAATTTGAAACAGTTCCTACGACTGCTACCACAACAATAACATCGGAAAaagtcaataataataataataataatgataataatgaagcAACAGATGATACTTGTAATAAAACTCGTAAATTACGAGAAATTATTGTCGATGGTCTTAATGTTGCATTCGG atacTCACTTGGAAAAAgacttttccaaaaaaatggcTTGCAGTTAATATTGGATTACTTCCAAGACCGTGGAcacacaattaaaatattcttaCCACAAAATCAACGAAATCGAAATCGTGAATTTCTTGAACAATGGTATCGTGAAGGTTTAGTTGTTTTCACACCTAGCAGAAATGTTGgtggtaaaaaaatagtaccTTATGACGACAG atttatTGTAGAATACGCAACGAAATGCAAAGGCATCATAATTTCCTCAGATCAGTACCGCGATTTGTGGAAAGAAAAACCTGAATGGCGGGAAACAATCGAAAATAGATTACTAGCACCGACGTTCGTCGGTGAGTACGTCATGTTTCCAGATGATCCGTTAGGTAGAGGTGGTCCGTCGCTGTATGAATTTCTGAGGCATTGA
- the LOC130664563 gene encoding NEDD4-binding protein 1-like isoform X2: protein MKRRKLSVRTSGRRKSYKMNSLDDSVILCDVSSKINKKASINLKDSSRRQSISSMRTRSNLNNRKPLHPVHKSPLSRNTCLKKSPLSIIKKKRLEEIEILPIKKRQKASLSETIVISDDDDDDNDKNKVIGRRFKKNPEVIVVDNCSSSKINNKRLKSCDDNKSNAEIKRKKRMEEKILERKNMRRMENLKRTQNRARKKAGDSKKNNDEDEIAVIWSSENGDNTRVDKKNEETISPDNTEKKTEALFFVDTIGDDRNLKKISLLPPLKVLYTTNSFSKFETVPTTATTTITSEKVNNNNNNNDNNEATDDTCNKTRKLREIIVDGLNVAFGYSLGKRLFQKNGLQLILDYFQDRGHTIKIFLPQNQRNRNREFLEQWYREGLVVFTPSRNVGGKKIVPYDDRFIVEYATKCKGIIISSDQYRDLWKEKPEWRETIENRLLAPTFVGEYVMFPDDPLGRGGPSLYEFLRH from the exons atgaaaCGACGGAAATTGTCTGTGCGAACGAGCGGCCGTAGAAAAAGTTACAAGATGAATTCACTAGATGATTCAGTTATTTTGTGTGATGTCagttctaaaataaataaaaaagcgTCGATTAATTTGAAAGATTCATCTAGGAGACAGAGTATATCTAGCATGAGAACACGatcgaatttaaataacagaAAACCGCTACATCCTGTACATAAAAGTCCGTTGAGTCGCAACACGTG cTTGAAAAAGTCACCGctgtcaataataaaaaaaaagcgtttagaagaaattgaaatattaccaattaaaaaaagacaGAAAGCTAGTCTCAGTGAGACGATAGTCATcagtgatgatgatgatgatgataatgataaaaataaagtcatCGGTAggaggtttaaaaaaaatcctgaagtTATTGTCGTAGACAATTGCAGCTCTTCTAAGATAAacaataaaagattaaaatctTGTGATGACAATAAAAGTAATGCGGAgataaagagaaagaaaagAATGGAGGAGAAAATtttggaaagaaaaaatatgaggAGAATGGAAAATCTCAAGCGGACGCAAAATCGTGCTCGTAAAAAAGCTg GTGACAGTAAAAAGAATAATGATGAAGATGAAATCGCTGTGATCTGGTCCTCAGAAAACGGAGACAATACTCGAGTAGATAAAAAGAATGAAGAAACAATTAGTCCAGataatactgaaaaaaaaactgaagcCTTATTTTTCGTTGATACGATAGGAGAtgacagaaatttaaaaaaaatttctttgctGCCACCTTTGAAAGTTTTGTATACAACAAACTCGTTTTCGAAATTTGAAACAGTTCCTACGACTGCTACCACAACAATAACATCGGAAAaagtcaataataataataataataatgataataatgaagcAACAGATGATACTTGTAATAAAACTCGTAAATTACGAGAAATTATTGTCGATGGTCTTAATGTTGCATTCGG atacTCACTTGGAAAAAgacttttccaaaaaaatggcTTGCAGTTAATATTGGATTACTTCCAAGACCGTGGAcacacaattaaaatattcttaCCACAAAATCAACGAAATCGAAATCGTGAATTTCTTGAACAATGGTATCGTGAAGGTTTAGTTGTTTTCACACCTAGCAGAAATGTTGgtggtaaaaaaatagtaccTTATGACGACAG atttatTGTAGAATACGCAACGAAATGCAAAGGCATCATAATTTCCTCAGATCAGTACCGCGATTTGTGGAAAGAAAAACCTGAATGGCGGGAAACAATCGAAAATAGATTACTAGCACCGACGTTCGTCGGTGAGTACGTCATGTTTCCAGATGATCCGTTAGGTAGAGGTGGTCCGTCGCTGTATGAATTTCTGAGGCATTGA
- the LOC130664564 gene encoding sin3 histone deacetylase corepressor complex component SDS3 isoform X2: protein MLEKMSYQGSPFSAVYGPDDFDLDDDNEEYMDDDRDVDDPDESDEDTEEASETDMGKSEELTEIKEQVYQDKLGNFKKQLQQLNDGSHPEFIRKLKRLESQYHERLRLNIIHRDYLIEWAERDYICEKKAAGKEFEEKKIDLKENLLTDMEEKRKMIESDRQTMELTGDSTEVKPVMTRKLRRRPNDPVPEKVEKRRKPPPAQLNYLLDEKEIENDLKAISRGKVVPTVRKQEANLVETRIEDGKLWYERRWYHRGQPVYVEGMEMSRFGANIAAIGTEVIWVKKVSDGSKVRIYISQLSRGKISLKRRAS, encoded by the exons atg ttggaaaaaatgTCGTATCAAGGATCTCCTTTCTCGGCTGTCTATGGTCCTGATGATTTTGATCTTGATGATGATAACGAGGAATATATGGATGATGATCGGGACGTTGATGATCCAGATGAGAGTGATGAAG aTACTGAAGAAGCGAGCGAAACTGACATGGGAAAATCTGAAGAGTTGACAGAAATAAAAGAGCa AGTTTATCAAGATAAattaggaaattttaaaaaacaacttCAACAATTAAATGATGGGAGTCATCCTGAATTTATTCGTAAATTAAAACGTTTGGAGTCACAGTATCATGAACg aTTACGTCTGAATATAATTCATCGTGATTATCTTATTGAGTGGGCAGAGAGAGATTatatatgtgaaaaaaaagCTGCTGGAAAagaatttgaagaaaaaaaaatcgatctcaaagaaaatttattgactgaCATGgaagagaaaagaaaaatgattgaatCCGATCGGCAAACGATGGAATTGACCGGTGATTCAACAGag gtaAAGCCAGTGATGACACGAAAACTACGCCGACGACCAAATGACCCAGTCCCTGAAAAAGTTGAGAAACGTCGAAAGCCACCTCCAGctcaattgaattatttactagatgaaaaagaaatagaaaatgaTCTCAAGGCAATAAGTCGAGGAAAAGTCGTCCCGACAGTACGGAAACAAG AAGCAAATTTAGTTGAGACGCGAATCGAAGACGGTAAGCTGTGGTACGAACGAAGATGGTACCATAGAGGACAGCCTGTTTACGTCGAGGGAATGGAAATGTCGAGATTCGGTGCTAATATAGCAGCCATCGGAACGGAAGTC atttgGGTTAAAAAAGTATCCGATGGAAGTAAagtacgtatatatatatcacaatTAAGCCGTGGTAAAATATCATTGAAACGACGGGCGTCATAA
- the LOC130664564 gene encoding sin3 histone deacetylase corepressor complex component SDS3 isoform X1, which translates to MLEKMSYQGSPFSAVYGPDDFDLDDDNEEYMDDDRDVDDPDESDEDTEEASETDMGKSEELTEIKEQVYQDKLGNFKKQLQQLNDGSHPEFIRKLKRLESQYHERLRLNIIHRDYLIEWAERDYICEKKAAGKEFEEKKIDLKENLLTDMEEKRKMIESDRQTMELTGDSTEVKPVMTRKLRRRPNDPVPEKVEKRRKPPPAQLNYLLDEKEIENDLKAISRGKVVPTVRKQVVIPHYNNPVNISTSHVPPSPEANLVETRIEDGKLWYERRWYHRGQPVYVEGMEMSRFGANIAAIGTEVIWVKKVSDGSKVRIYISQLSRGKISLKRRAS; encoded by the exons atg ttggaaaaaatgTCGTATCAAGGATCTCCTTTCTCGGCTGTCTATGGTCCTGATGATTTTGATCTTGATGATGATAACGAGGAATATATGGATGATGATCGGGACGTTGATGATCCAGATGAGAGTGATGAAG aTACTGAAGAAGCGAGCGAAACTGACATGGGAAAATCTGAAGAGTTGACAGAAATAAAAGAGCa AGTTTATCAAGATAAattaggaaattttaaaaaacaacttCAACAATTAAATGATGGGAGTCATCCTGAATTTATTCGTAAATTAAAACGTTTGGAGTCACAGTATCATGAACg aTTACGTCTGAATATAATTCATCGTGATTATCTTATTGAGTGGGCAGAGAGAGATTatatatgtgaaaaaaaagCTGCTGGAAAagaatttgaagaaaaaaaaatcgatctcaaagaaaatttattgactgaCATGgaagagaaaagaaaaatgattgaatCCGATCGGCAAACGATGGAATTGACCGGTGATTCAACAGag gtaAAGCCAGTGATGACACGAAAACTACGCCGACGACCAAATGACCCAGTCCCTGAAAAAGTTGAGAAACGTCGAAAGCCACCTCCAGctcaattgaattatttactagatgaaaaagaaatagaaaatgaTCTCAAGGCAATAAGTCGAGGAAAAGTCGTCCCGACAGTACGGAAACAAG TGGTAATACCACACTACAACAATCCCGTAAATATTTCAACCTCTCATGTACCACCTTCTCCAGAAGCAAATTTAGTTGAGACGCGAATCGAAGACGGTAAGCTGTGGTACGAACGAAGATGGTACCATAGAGGACAGCCTGTTTACGTCGAGGGAATGGAAATGTCGAGATTCGGTGCTAATATAGCAGCCATCGGAACGGAAGTC atttgGGTTAAAAAAGTATCCGATGGAAGTAAagtacgtatatatatatcacaatTAAGCCGTGGTAAAATATCATTGAAACGACGGGCGTCATAA
- the LOC130664565 gene encoding E3 ubiquitin-protein ligase MARCHF2-like, with product MGAIHLFCLERWLEESNRNSCELCGYQFDIERTPRYSALHSIIIWICTKQPDQQLFVRNIRVDLIRCMIATPLTLGSTYVCIVAADFYSTNNYDNFPPARWTTYSLVAMMLLVVFSYFAWMYMALQYHQRVWFYWWQKTSVVKLRHHHTSMEDVNKSLTMYRSRMSHGILPV from the coding sequence ATGGGCGCAATCCACTTGTTTTGTTTAGAACGTTGGCTGGAGGAGAGCAACAGAAACAGTTGTGAATTGTGTGGTTACCAATTTGACATAGAACGCACGCCGCGTTACAGCGCATTgcattcaataataatatggATTTGCACAAAACAACCAGACCAACAATTATTTGTGCGCAATATACGCGTCGATTTGATACGATGCATGATCGCGACTCCACTGACATTGGGCTCAACTTACGTATGTATCGTAGCCGCggatttttattcaacaaataatTACGACAATTTCCCGCCTGCACGATGGACAACTTATTCACTTGTTGCGATGATGCTGCTCGTTGTGTTTTCATATTTCGCATGGATGTATATGGCGTTGCAGTATCATCAGAGAGTGTGGTTTTATTGGTGGCAAAAAACAAGTGTTGTTAAGTTGAGGCATCATCACACGTCGATGGAAGACGTAAATAAAAGTCTGACGATGTACCGCTCGAGGATGAGCCACGGGATCTTGCCAGTCTGA
- the LOC130664955 gene encoding INO80 complex subunit E yields MLEGWYCRSIANNNAEVEDDEEDSPEEEVPNYKDQYRNLKRKLKFLIYENECFQEALRSTQRKLLKVNRDKSFLLDRLLQYEKVDASFSESDETESSDDDVSRLETSNKKKKVEVNINNHTPHGPSPVKPSSTTKKKKSAPKSAPKAQAIPPIQTSNNVISMVSMISDGHMTPEEVERHLESRQTYLELVPEKAPPTVPTEMFSNDPSLDSESNEIGELETSPSNMGEDCLSADMMAE; encoded by the exons ATGTTGGAAGGATGGTACTGCCGGTCAATTGCAAACAACAATGCAGAAGTCGAGGATGACGAGGAAGACAGTCCTGAGGAAGAAGTTCCTAATTATAAAGATCAATACCGTAATTTAAAACGGAaacttaagtttttaatttac GAAAATGAATGTTTCCAAGAAGCCTTGAGATCAACCCAacgtaaattattaaaagtaaatcGGGACAAGAGTTTCTTACTGGATCGTTTGCTTCAGTACGAAAAGGTCGACGCATCATTCAGTGAAAGTGATGAAACAGAATCGTCCGACGATGACGTGTCACGATTAGAAACCtcaaataagaaaaagaaagtagaagtaaatataaataatcacaCTCCCCATGGTCCATCGCCAGTCAAACCTTCAAGTACAACTAAGAAGAAAAAATCAGCTCCCAAATCAGCTCCGAAAGCTCAGGCTATCCCGCCTATTCAGACCTCGAACAACGTAATATCAATGGTGTCAATGATTTCCGATGGACATATGACCCCCGAAGAGGTCGAGCGACATTTAGAGTCGCGTCAGACGTACCTGGAACTGGTGCCCGAAAAAGCGCCACCGACTGTCCCAACCGAAATGTTCAGTAACGACCCGTCTTTAGACAGTGAGTCTAATGAAATCGGTGAACTTGAAACCTCGCCGAGTAATATGGGGGAAGATTGTCTCAGTGCTGACATGATGGCTGAATaa